In the Gasterosteus aculeatus chromosome X, fGasAcu3.hap1.1, whole genome shotgun sequence genome, one interval contains:
- the usb1 gene encoding U6 snRNA phosphodiesterase 1, translating to MLVGYSSSSSEDDSEAATDRHKRGSPKCQEQDGGNNVSPARKKPKIEEQVSKTRLPLPGCLLDMFPEDVSSPTEDSSLHGGRVRSFKHERGSWATYVYLPYHPEEEFGELLEELLSLAGAGGAVWTPQEELHLSLSQTVVLRHHWIQPFNRSLRAGLVHCKRFVCLAGRLRIYCNDERTRTFLGMEVCTGHAPLLDLVQAVDRTMKEFRLETFYKEPSFHVSLAWCVGDLTGQMGECLQGMQRVVDDHEEGPFLLRLDCVELHCRTGNKTFRFPLEP from the exons ATGTTGGtcggctacagcagcagcagctcggaggACGACAGTGAAGCGGCGACCGACCGACACAAAAGGGGGTCTCCAAAGTGTCAAGAGCAAGATGGTGGTAACAATGTCAGCCCAGCGAGGAAGAAACCCAAAATTGAGGAACAGGTTTCTAAAACtag GCTGCCTCTTCCTGGTTGCCTATTGGACATGTTTCCAGAGGATGTGAGCTCCCCGACTGAAGACAGCTCTCTTCATGGCGGACGCGTCCGCTCCTTCAAGCATGAGAGAGGCAGCTGGGCCACTTATGTTTATCTACCAT ACCATCCCGAGGAGGAGTTTGGGGAGCTATTGGAGGAGCTGCTCTCGTTAGCCGGGGCCGGCGGGGCAGTTTGGACCCCGCAGGAGGAGCTCCACCTCAGCCTCTCTCAGACGGTGGTGCTCCGACACCACTGGATCCAGCCCTTCAACCGTAGCCTCAGGGCCGGCCTGGTGCACTGCAAGAG gtttgtttgtttggcagGGCGACTGAGGATCTACTGTAATGATGAGAGGACGAG GACATTCCTGGGGATGGAAGTGTGTACTGGTCATGCTCCGTTGTTGGACCTGGTCCAAGCAGTGGACAGAACAATGAAGGAGTTTCGTCTGGAGACTTTTTATAAG GAACCATCTTTCCACGTGAGTCTGGCCTGGTGTGTCGGAGACTTGACGGGACAGATGGGGGAGTGCCTTCAGGGGATGCAG AGAGTGGTTGATGACCACGAAGAGGGACCATTTCTGCTGCGATTGGACTGCGTAGAGCTGCACTGCAGGACGGGAAACAAGACTTTCCGCTTCCCTCTGGAGCCCTGA
- the znf319b gene encoding uncharacterized protein znf319b, which yields MDWATPAAKLNPYTRARMSEGWQQHAAAPPPVVHTIPPGAESALGCAVYGIVLQQDATSLQQQAQHGQHSQQHGGTPQHGGGQHGQQQHPAQAQQPSLQVGAEGGHKCGACGHDISHLANPHEHQCMVNQDRSFQCTQCMKIFHQATDLLEHQCVQVEQKPFVCGVCKMGFSLLTSLAHHHTSHNSTNPMKCSICEKTYRPGSSGNVTPNSTNAQQPTSDGASASSSLSILPFPSSRDRPYKCSVCQKGFRHLSELTRHERVHTGEKPFKCDTCDKAFSQSSHLQHHQRTHSSERPFKCAVCEKSFKHRSHLVRHMYVHSGEHLFKCNLCELHFKESSELLHHPCHPQGSRPFRCAACGKGFKRPSDLRQHERTHSEERPFHCDECQMSFKQQYALVRHRRTHKDPGDRPFKCNLCDKGFMQPSHLLYHQHVHGMDNLFKCASCQKEFSQSGELLRHKCGEPSNSSPDKPYKCDVCGKGYKKSSTLQRHQNSHCQEKPLKCSLCDRRFLSSSEFVQHRCDPSREKPLKCPECEKRFKYSSDLNRHRRVHTGEKPYKCDHCNKGFKQREHMTKHQNTHSREGQFKCVWCGERFSDLGSLQDHTVQHTAEGGDYPVPQCL from the exons Atgga TTGGGCCACACCAGCTGCCAAACTGAATCCCTACACCCGGGCCCGCATGTCAGAGGGCTGGCAGCAGCATGCGGCCGCTCCACCTCCGGTCGTCCACACCATCCCCCCGGGGGCAGAGAGCGCCCTCGGCTGTGCAGTGTATGGCATTGTGCTGCAGCAGGACGCCACGTCTTTGCAGCAGCAGGCCCAGCATGGGCAGCACAGCCAGCAACACGGCGGGACTCCGCAGCACGGAGGCGGGCAGCATGGTCAGCAGCAGCACCCCGCCCAGGCCCAGCAGCCCTCCCTGCAGGTAGGGGCAGAGGGAGGACACAAGTGCGGGGCCTGTGGACACGACATCTCCCACCTGGCCAACCCGCACGAGCACCAGTGCATGGTGAACCAGGACAGGTCGTTCCAGTGCACCCAGTGCATGAAGATCTTCCACCAGGCGACGGACTTGCTGGAACACCAGTGCGTTCAGGTGGAGCAGAAGCCATTTGTGTGTGGGGTGTGTAAGATGGGCTTCTCCCTGCTCACCTCCTTAGCCCATCACCACACGTCCCACAACAGCACCAACCCGATGAAGTGTTCGATATGCGAGAAGACCTACCGGCCGGGCTCCTCCGGCAACGTCACGCCCAACTCCACTAACGCCCAGCAGCCCACCAGCGACGGGGCGTCGGCGAGCAGCAGCTTGTCCATCCTGCCCTTCCCGTCGTCGCGGGACCGGCCGTACAAATGCTCCGTCTGCCAGAAGGGCTTCAGGCACCTGTCGGAACTCACACGGCACGAGCGGGtgcacacgggggagaagcccTTCAAGTGCGACACGTGCGACAAGGCCTTCAGCCAGTCGTCCCACCTGCAGCACCACCAGCGGACTCACAGCAGCGAGCGCCCGTTCAAGTGTGCCGTATGCGAGAAGAGCTTCAAGCATCGCTCCCACCTGGTGCGCCACATGTACGTGCACTCGGGCGAGCACCTGTTCAAGTGCAACCTGTGCGAGTTGCACTTCAAGGAGTCGTCCgagctcctccatcacccctgCCACCCGCAGGGCTCCCGCCCATTCCGCTGCGCGGCGTGCGGCAAGGGCTTCAAGCGGCCGTCGGACCTCCGGCAGCACGAGCGCACGCACTCGGAGGAGCGGCCCTTCCACTGCGACGAGTGCCAGATGAGCTTCAAGCAGCAGTACGCGCTGGTGCGCCACCGCCGCACGCACAAGGACCCGGGCGACCGGCCGTTCAAATGCAACTTGTGCGACAAGGGCTTCATGCAGCCCTCGCACCTCCTCTACCACCAGCACGTCCACGGCATGGACAACCTGTTCAAGTGCGCCTCGTGCCAGAAGGAGTTCAGCCAGTCGGGGGAGCTGCTCCGGCACAAGTGCGGCGAGCCGTCCAACTCGTCGCCGGACAAGCCCTACAAGTGCGACGTTTGTGGCAAGGGCTACAAGAAGAGCTCCACGCTGCAGCGTCACCAGAACTCCCACTGCCAGGAGAAGCCCCTGAAGTGCTCGCTGTGCGACcgccgcttcctctcctcctcggagTTCGTCCAGCACCGCTGCGACCCGTCGCGGGAAAAGCCGCTGAAGTGCCCCGAATGCGAGAAGCGCTTCAAGTACTCGTCGGACTTGAACCGCCACCGGCGGGtgcacacgggggagaagccgTACAAATGCGACCACTGCAACAAGGGCTTCAAGCAGCGCGAGCACATGACCAAACACCAGAACACGCACTCCAGGGAGGGCCAGTTCAAGTGCGTTTGGTGCGGCGAGCGTTTCAGCGACTTGGGCTCTTTGCAGGATCACACGGTGCAGCACACCGCCGAAGGAGGGGACTACCCGGTGCCCCAGTGCTTATAA